In the genome of Flavobacterium panacagri, one region contains:
- the trpA gene encoding tryptophan synthase subunit alpha, producing the protein MNRITQKLQEDKKILSIYFSAGYPNLNDTVQIIQDLEKNGVDLIEIGLPFSDPLADGPTIQASSTAALHNGMTTQILFDQLQNIRESVKIPLIIMGYFNPMLQYGVEAFCKKCAEIGIDGLIIPDLPVDVYADEYKAIFEKYGLINVFLITPQTSDERIRFIDSVSNGFIYMVSSASVTGSQSGFGNTQETYFERIAAMNLKNPQIVGFGISNKETFNQATKYAKGAIIGSAFIKHLSESGSGKIEEFVGEIR; encoded by the coding sequence ATGAACAGAATAACTCAAAAATTACAAGAAGATAAAAAGATCCTTTCGATCTATTTTTCTGCAGGATATCCAAACTTAAATGATACGGTGCAGATTATTCAGGATTTAGAAAAAAACGGAGTTGACTTAATCGAAATCGGACTTCCTTTCAGTGATCCTTTGGCAGATGGACCAACTATTCAAGCGAGTTCTACGGCTGCGCTTCATAACGGAATGACCACTCAGATTCTTTTTGATCAACTGCAGAACATCCGCGAAAGCGTAAAAATTCCGCTGATTATTATGGGATATTTTAATCCGATGTTACAATACGGCGTTGAAGCTTTTTGTAAAAAATGTGCTGAAATTGGAATTGACGGTTTAATTATTCCTGATCTTCCAGTTGATGTTTATGCAGATGAATACAAAGCAATTTTCGAAAAATACGGATTAATTAATGTGTTTTTGATTACACCTCAAACTTCAGACGAAAGAATTCGTTTTATCGACAGCGTTTCAAACGGATTTATTTATATGGTAAGTTCTGCAAGCGTTACAGGATCTCAATCTGGTTTTGGAAACACTCAGGAAACTTATTTCGAAAGAATTGCTGCAATGAATTTGAAAAATCCTCAAATTGTTGGATTCGGAATTTCGAATAAAGAAACTTTCAATCAAGCAACAAAATATGCAAAAGGTGCTATTATTGGAAGCGCTTTTATCAAACATTTAAGCGAAAGCGGCAGTGGAAAAATTGAGGAATTTGTTGGAGAGATTCGATAG
- a CDS encoding TetR/AcrR family transcriptional regulator produces MSQIELNDKKIQILNVAEKLFSEKGFEGTSIRDISKEAKINIAMVSYYFGSKERLLEALIFHKTVDLKLQLENLLQENIEPLEKVNKLIEIYINRICLNKGIYRVLHFELYNKKREKSLQAFTELKKGNLKSVESIIKQGQSQGVFRKDINIQLITPTIIGTFFHFHMNRSFFEELFDLQTEEMFNNYIKNDLTKHIQQTIKALLVYEN; encoded by the coding sequence ATGTCACAGATCGAATTAAACGACAAAAAAATTCAGATTCTTAATGTTGCTGAAAAGCTGTTTTCTGAGAAAGGATTTGAAGGGACATCTATACGGGACATCTCCAAAGAGGCAAAAATTAATATTGCAATGGTCTCGTATTACTTTGGTTCAAAAGAAAGACTGCTGGAAGCTTTAATTTTCCACAAAACGGTTGATTTAAAATTACAACTCGAAAATTTATTGCAAGAAAACATTGAACCACTTGAAAAAGTCAATAAATTAATCGAAATTTACATTAACAGAATCTGCCTTAACAAAGGGATTTACAGGGTTTTACATTTTGAACTTTACAATAAAAAGAGAGAAAAAAGCCTTCAGGCTTTTACTGAACTTAAAAAAGGAAATTTAAAGTCAGTGGAGAGCATTATCAAACAAGGCCAATCTCAGGGAGTTTTTAGAAAAGATATTAATATCCAGCTCATTACTCCAACCATTATTGGAACCTTTTTTCACTTTCACATGAATCGCTCTTTCTTCGAAGAATTATTTGATTTACAAACAGAAGAAATGTTTAACAATTACATTAAAAACGATCTTACAAAGCACATTCAACAAACTATAAAAGCGCTACTTGTTTATGAAAATTAG
- a CDS encoding TolC family protein produces the protein MKISQLMLFGVFFIGISSVEAQEKTSLTLDEAVKMAWEKSNEVTLANTKVNTKKHELTAVKNNQYPDLKISGQYQRLTKASIDMHNEGENAATLASPDRAMLGMANLSLPIFAGFKIQSSIDAYDSMYEAETANAAKTKEDVALKVITYYTALYKAQKTLDVLNENQKSAKQRVTDFKELEKNGIIPRNDLLKAQLLVSKTQLSIDEATNNLNNINFYLTTLLKMAPETKLQVNEDDFFNLKTSNAPTTDALALESRKDLEAIRLQSKASEANVKIAKSGYYPTLSLLGGYTALDLKDIITVKYAMNFGLGLSYDLSGILKNSAHVKEAESRALEVKNTEAIMTDRIKVEVQKSLEDYDLAINQSVVYEEALQQAAENYRLVKDKFDNGLADTNDLVEADVEQLSAKINTAVAKATIIQKYYELLSVSGQLSQSFNLSKI, from the coding sequence ATGAAAATTAGTCAATTAATGCTCTTTGGAGTATTCTTTATCGGAATATCTTCAGTAGAAGCACAAGAAAAAACAAGTTTAACTTTAGATGAAGCCGTAAAAATGGCCTGGGAAAAGAGTAACGAAGTTACGCTTGCCAACACTAAGGTAAACACCAAAAAACACGAGTTAACAGCCGTAAAAAACAATCAGTATCCTGATCTTAAAATTTCTGGACAATATCAGCGCCTTACAAAAGCTTCGATTGACATGCACAACGAAGGCGAAAACGCTGCTACTCTAGCTTCTCCAGATCGTGCGATGCTTGGAATGGCCAATTTAAGCTTGCCAATTTTTGCAGGTTTTAAAATTCAAAGCAGTATTGATGCTTACGACAGCATGTACGAAGCTGAAACAGCTAACGCTGCAAAAACAAAAGAGGATGTTGCTTTAAAAGTAATTACTTATTACACTGCTTTGTACAAAGCACAAAAAACTTTAGATGTTTTAAACGAAAATCAAAAAAGTGCCAAACAGCGTGTCACTGACTTTAAAGAATTAGAGAAAAACGGAATTATTCCAAGAAATGATTTATTGAAAGCGCAGTTATTAGTTTCAAAAACACAATTATCTATTGATGAAGCTACTAACAACTTAAACAATATCAATTTCTACCTGACAACTTTATTGAAAATGGCTCCTGAAACTAAACTTCAGGTAAATGAAGATGATTTCTTTAATTTAAAAACAAGCAATGCTCCAACAACAGATGCATTGGCATTGGAAAGCAGAAAAGATTTAGAAGCAATTCGTTTACAATCTAAAGCTTCTGAGGCAAATGTTAAGATTGCAAAATCAGGTTATTACCCAACTCTTTCATTACTTGGAGGTTATACTGCTTTAGATTTAAAAGATATCATTACAGTAAAGTATGCAATGAATTTTGGTTTAGGTTTATCGTATGATTTATCTGGAATCTTAAAAAACAGTGCTCACGTAAAAGAAGCGGAAAGTAGAGCTTTGGAAGTAAAAAATACCGAAGCAATCATGACTGACCGTATTAAAGTTGAAGTTCAGAAATCTCTTGAAGATTATGACTTAGCAATCAACCAAAGTGTAGTGTATGAAGAAGCGCTTCAGCAAGCAGCAGAAAACTACAGATTAGTAAAAGATAAATTTGACAATGGTTTAGCAGATACCAATGACTTGGTTGAAGCTGATGTAGAACAGTTAAGTGCAAAAATCAACACGGCTGTAGCAAAAGCAACCATTATTCAAAAATATTACGAATTACTTTCAGTATCAGGACAATTATCACAATCATTCAATCTTTCAAAAATATAA
- a CDS encoding HlyD family secretion protein — translation MEKKKTNKKFIIILAVLVLVGGTYGISKYLHAQAHEETDDAQIEKRMNPIIPRVSGYISKVYVKDNDYVKKGDTLFTIDKRDYQLKIDEANAALLGAEGQFEAAKADIGSAYASINVSDAQMRSASGSIESAKIRLRQLTNDYNRYNNLYKTHTITKQQYEQALTAKEEAENQVRVLEQQQKATSYQKSVIQSKSKVSDKQTEVAAANIKKAKTMLDVAHLNLSYTVVTAAIDGQVSKVDIQPGQLVQPGQSLFYIINNNEAWVVANFKETQLNKMVVGQKVGLKVDAYPNYEFKGTVSSFSPATGSRFSLLPPDNATGNFVKTIQRLPVKITIDESNDPEKVKLLRPGMNVDVDVHLK, via the coding sequence ATGGAAAAGAAAAAGACAAATAAAAAATTCATCATCATACTAGCCGTTTTGGTTTTAGTGGGAGGAACTTACGGAATATCAAAATACTTACACGCACAAGCTCACGAAGAAACAGATGATGCTCAAATCGAGAAAAGAATGAATCCGATTATCCCGAGAGTTTCTGGATATATCAGTAAAGTTTATGTGAAAGATAATGATTATGTGAAAAAAGGAGATACTTTATTTACTATCGACAAGAGAGATTATCAATTAAAGATTGATGAAGCTAACGCAGCATTATTGGGAGCTGAAGGACAATTTGAAGCAGCTAAAGCGGATATTGGAAGTGCTTACGCAAGTATCAATGTATCTGATGCTCAAATGAGATCTGCAAGTGGTTCTATCGAAAGTGCAAAGATTAGATTGAGACAGCTTACAAACGATTATAACCGTTACAATAACTTGTACAAAACTCATACTATTACAAAACAACAATATGAGCAGGCTTTAACTGCAAAAGAAGAAGCTGAAAACCAAGTACGTGTTTTAGAACAGCAGCAAAAAGCTACTTCATACCAAAAATCGGTTATTCAATCAAAATCTAAAGTTTCTGATAAACAGACTGAGGTTGCTGCAGCAAATATCAAAAAAGCAAAAACAATGTTGGATGTTGCTCATTTAAATCTTTCTTACACTGTGGTAACAGCTGCAATTGATGGTCAGGTTTCTAAAGTAGATATTCAGCCAGGACAATTGGTGCAACCAGGACAATCTTTATTCTATATCATCAACAACAATGAGGCTTGGGTTGTAGCTAACTTTAAAGAAACTCAATTAAACAAAATGGTTGTGGGACAAAAAGTAGGCTTAAAAGTAGATGCTTATCCAAATTATGAATTTAAAGGAACTGTATCATCTTTCTCTCCTGCAACAGGATCTCGTTTTTCATTATTACCTCCTGATAACGCAACAGGAAACTTCGTAAAAACAATTCAGAGATTACCAGTAAAAATCACGATCGACGAATCTAACGATCCTGAAAAAGTAAAACTTTTAAGACCAGGAATGAACGTTGACGTTGATGTACATTTAAAATAA
- a CDS encoding MDR family MFS transporter has protein sequence MAGTVQADDDLVEYGFRRVVITITAVLCALLEIVDTTIVNVALTDMRGSLGATLTDVAWVITAYAIANVIVIPMTSWLSQQFGRRNYFVASIIVFTVCSFLCGNATNIWELVAFRFVQGMGGGALLVTAQTIITESYPVAKRGMAQAIYGMGVIVGPTLGPPLGGYLVDNYSWPYIFYINIPLGIIATILALTFVRSPKYGEKLKANQVDWWGIILLSTFIGSLQFVLEHGQQDDWFNDSLIVTLSVVTVLGLVLFIWRELTYKYPIVNLSVLKDGNLRIGTIMCFILGFGLYGSTLIIPIYTQSILGWTATDAGLLLIPGSITTAIMMPFVGNMIQKGVPQGYMVGVGFLIFFFFTFMMYSRMTPDTGVEHMYWPLILRGVGLGLLFVPITTLSLSTLKGKQIGEGAAFTGMMRQLGGSFGIAIITTFITRFSQSHRVDLINNLDPAKFEVQQRIAGMQHAFMAKGYSADVALKKAYQAIEMSVMKQSTVMAYMDIFLYLGIMFLCCIPIILFIKKGKNKISAADAMH, from the coding sequence ATGGCAGGAACAGTACAAGCAGACGACGATTTAGTAGAATACGGTTTCAGACGTGTTGTTATTACGATTACAGCGGTACTTTGTGCACTGCTGGAAATTGTTGACACAACGATTGTAAACGTAGCGCTGACAGACATGCGCGGAAGTCTTGGTGCTACCTTGACTGATGTGGCATGGGTAATTACAGCATACGCAATTGCGAATGTTATTGTAATTCCGATGACGAGCTGGCTATCACAGCAATTTGGAAGACGTAACTATTTTGTGGCTTCCATTATAGTATTTACGGTCTGTTCTTTTTTGTGTGGTAATGCCACCAATATTTGGGAACTTGTAGCCTTCCGATTCGTACAAGGTATGGGTGGTGGAGCGCTATTGGTTACAGCCCAAACGATTATTACAGAAAGTTACCCTGTAGCAAAACGTGGAATGGCACAGGCTATTTATGGAATGGGTGTAATTGTTGGGCCAACTTTAGGGCCGCCTTTGGGAGGATATTTAGTAGATAATTATTCTTGGCCTTATATTTTCTATATCAATATTCCATTAGGAATTATTGCTACCATTTTGGCTTTAACTTTTGTTAGAAGTCCAAAATATGGAGAAAAATTAAAAGCTAACCAGGTTGACTGGTGGGGAATTATCTTGCTGAGTACTTTTATTGGTTCTTTACAATTCGTACTGGAACACGGACAACAAGATGACTGGTTTAATGATTCATTAATTGTAACCTTAAGTGTTGTTACAGTCTTAGGATTAGTTCTTTTTATTTGGAGAGAGCTAACATACAAATATCCAATTGTGAACTTAAGCGTTTTGAAAGATGGAAACTTAAGAATTGGTACTATAATGTGTTTTATCTTAGGTTTTGGTTTGTATGGATCAACTTTAATTATCCCAATTTATACACAGTCAATATTAGGATGGACAGCGACTGATGCAGGATTATTATTGATTCCTGGATCTATTACCACAGCGATTATGATGCCTTTTGTTGGGAACATGATTCAGAAAGGTGTTCCGCAGGGATATATGGTTGGAGTTGGATTTTTAATTTTCTTCTTCTTTACTTTTATGATGTACAGCCGTATGACACCTGACACAGGAGTTGAACATATGTATTGGCCTTTAATTTTAAGAGGAGTTGGTTTAGGATTGCTTTTCGTTCCTATTACCACACTTTCACTTTCAACATTAAAAGGAAAACAAATTGGAGAAGGTGCTGCATTTACGGGAATGATGCGCCAGTTAGGAGGATCATTCGGTATTGCGATTATTACCACTTTTATCACACGTTTCAGTCAATCACACAGAGTTGATTTGATTAATAATCTTGATCCAGCCAAATTTGAAGTACAGCAGCGAATTGCAGGAATGCAGCATGCGTTTATGGCAAAAGGATACAGCGCTGATGTGGCGCTTAAAAAAGCGTATCAAGCTATCGAAATGTCAGTCATGAAACAAAGTACTGTAATGGCTTATATGGATATTTTCCTTTATTTAGGAATTATGTTTTTATGTTGCATACCGATTATTCTCTTTATCAAAAAAGGGAAGAACAAAATTAGTGCAGCCGACGCAATGCATTAA
- the yaaA gene encoding peroxide stress protein YaaA yields the protein MKIVISPAKSLNFEKELPTSQYTEPSFLKEARVVHKVVKQKKPSELSELMSISDKLADLNWKRNQDWKTPFTPENARPAVYTFDGDVYTGLNAYSIPLEKLDALQDKLRILSGLYGLLKPLDLMQAYRLEMGTKMPVGESKNLHEFWKPTVTKALNKELKKDELFVNLASNEYFSAVDVKALKVSVITPDFKDYKDGKLKMISFFAKKARGMMVRYIIDTNAETIDDLKGFNYEGYQFDANLSKGNHLVFTR from the coding sequence ATGAAAATTGTTATATCTCCAGCGAAATCATTGAATTTCGAAAAAGAATTACCAACATCTCAATATACAGAACCTTCATTCTTAAAAGAAGCCAGAGTGGTTCATAAAGTAGTAAAACAAAAAAAGCCTTCTGAATTATCAGAACTAATGTCAATCTCAGACAAACTAGCCGATTTAAACTGGAAACGTAATCAGGATTGGAAAACGCCTTTTACTCCAGAAAATGCACGTCCGGCAGTATATACTTTTGATGGCGATGTGTATACAGGTTTAAATGCATATTCGATTCCGTTAGAAAAATTAGATGCTCTTCAGGATAAATTGAGAATTTTATCTGGACTTTATGGTCTTTTAAAACCTTTAGATTTAATGCAGGCCTATCGTCTGGAAATGGGAACAAAAATGCCTGTCGGCGAATCTAAAAACCTGCACGAATTTTGGAAACCAACAGTAACAAAAGCTTTAAACAAAGAATTGAAAAAAGACGAACTATTCGTGAATTTAGCGAGTAACGAATATTTTTCTGCAGTTGATGTAAAAGCTCTAAAAGTTTCTGTAATTACTCCTGACTTTAAAGATTACAAAGATGGAAAACTAAAAATGATCAGTTTTTTTGCCAAAAAAGCGAGAGGGATGATGGTTCGTTATATCATTGATACCAACGCAGAAACAATTGATGATTTAAAAGGATTTAATTACGAAGGATATCAGTTCGATGCCAATCTTTCAAAAGGAAACCATTTGGTTTTTACAAGATAA